Proteins encoded in a region of the Podarcis muralis chromosome 4, rPodMur119.hap1.1, whole genome shotgun sequence genome:
- the LOC144327384 gene encoding uncharacterized protein LOC144327384: protein MRSGDMFANDLVSYIVLCLFISGLSAIHIWMVGHSIIHWAGVAARQSAMGPGLGLPSHVRVSWLSRRGMRWSEFLPRIRRQLLLEGLPEAIVVQLGENDLVAMDCLSLRAAIMADLETLQAMVPTAKIFWSKLLQRRFWLGSRCPVATERARKRINAAVSRRIVELGGEVIFHHEISYHAAALFRADGVHLSASGNEAWLGAVVAKLRSWLGL, encoded by the coding sequence ATGCGTTCAGGGGATATGTTCGCTAACGATTTGGTATCTTATATTGTTCTTTGTTTATTTATCTCAGGTCTGTCAGCCATACACATCtggatggtggggcacagcatcatCCATTGGGCTGGTGTTGCAGCACGGCAGTCCGCAATGGGTCCAGGTCTTGGCCTTCCTTCGCATGTTCGGGTGTCCTGGCTGTCCAGACGAGGAATGCGCTGGTCAGAGTTTTTGCCAAGGATTCGAAGGCAGTTGCTCTTGGAAGGGCTGCCAGAGGCTATTGTGGTGCAGCTGGGGGAGAATGACCTGGTTGCCATGGACTGTTTATCGCTACGTGCTGCAATTATGGCTGACCTGGAGACGCTGCAGGCAATGGTGCCCACAGCAAAGATATTTTGGTCTAAGCTTTTGCAACGACGTTTTTGGTTGGGAAGTCGTTGCCCGGTGGCCACGGAAAGGGCCAGAAAGCGCATCAACGCTGCTGTTTCCAGAAGGATTGTGGAGCTGGGTGGAGAGGTGATTTTTCACCATGAAATCTCCTATCATGCGGCAGCTCTCTTTAGAGCTGATGgtgtgcacctttctgcttcTGGGAATGAGGCTTGGCTAGGTGCGGTGGTggccaagctgaggtcttggctggggctgtga